One segment of Marvinbryantia formatexigens DSM 14469 DNA contains the following:
- a CDS encoding M23 family metallopeptidase, with protein MRKENLLRILKNKGTLGVLTLCLVGAVAFATYRAGYDSSSGVQPDAAVTQESETTAADLEAAGADVVAELPQVNDYTAANEKDVDPASLAVPEEEETEEAQEEPAADVSSPSATAVLQPTVNFQDDSLLAWPAAGTVLMDYNMNNTVYFKTLNQYKYNPALIISSEAGNPVVASAKGIVESIGVNEETGTTLKLNLGNNYSLVYGQLKELAVSEGDVVEQGQLLGYVSEPTRYYCEEGSNLYFQMQKDGQPVDPYLYLE; from the coding sequence ATGCGAAAAGAAAATCTATTACGTATTTTGAAGAACAAGGGAACTCTGGGTGTGCTGACACTCTGCCTCGTGGGCGCGGTGGCGTTTGCCACGTACCGGGCTGGCTATGACAGCAGCAGCGGGGTACAGCCGGACGCGGCGGTGACGCAGGAGAGCGAAACGACGGCGGCGGACCTGGAAGCGGCGGGCGCTGATGTGGTAGCGGAGCTGCCCCAGGTGAACGATTATACGGCAGCGAATGAAAAGGATGTGGACCCGGCATCGCTGGCGGTGCCGGAAGAGGAAGAGACGGAGGAGGCGCAGGAGGAACCGGCAGCGGACGTCAGTTCTCCCTCAGCGACGGCAGTTCTGCAGCCGACCGTCAATTTTCAGGACGATTCGCTGCTTGCCTGGCCCGCAGCCGGCACCGTACTGATGGACTATAATATGAACAATACCGTTTATTTTAAGACGCTCAACCAGTACAAGTATAATCCGGCGCTTATCATCAGCAGCGAAGCGGGCAATCCGGTAGTAGCGTCCGCGAAAGGCATTGTGGAATCCATCGGCGTAAACGAGGAGACCGGAACCACGCTGAAGCTGAATCTGGGGAATAATTACAGCCTGGTTTACGGGCAGCTCAAAGAGCTGGCGGTATCCGAGGGCGATGTGGTGGAGCAGGGACAACTTCTCGGCTATGTGAGCGAGCCGACCAGGTACTACTGCGAGGAAGGAAGCAATCTGTATTTTCAGATGCAAAAAGACGGGCAGCCGGTCGACCCGTATCTGTATCTGGAATAA
- the ileS gene encoding isoleucine--tRNA ligase, producing MYDKVSTNLNFVEREKNVKKFWEENHIFEKSMENRKEGPTYTFYDGPPTANGKPHIGHVLTRVIKDMIPRYRTMKGYMVPRKAGWDTHGLPVELEVEKQLGLDGKDQIEEYGLVPFIDKCKESVWKYKGMWEDFSGTVGFWADMEHPYVTYHDDYIESEWWALKQIWEKGLLYKGFKIVPYCPRCGTPLSAQEVAQGYKDVKERSAIVRFKVKDEDAYILAWTTTPWTLPSNLGLCVNPVEEYVKVKMKEDGRVYYMAHALCDKVLGEDAYDVLETYVGKDLEYKEYEPLYECAAVHAEKQHKKAFYVTCDSYVTLTDGTGVVHIAPAFGEDDAKVGRKYDFPFVQLVDGKGNLTEDTPFGGIFVKKADPLVLKDLDERGLLFDAPKFEHSYPHCWRCDTPLIYYARESWFIKMTAVKEDLIRNNNTINWIPESIGKGRFGDWLENVQDWGISRNRYWGTPLNIWECECGHQHSIGSRQELYDLSGNEAAKTVELHRPYIDEITITCPECGGQMHRVPEVIDCWFDSGAMPFAQHHFPFENQDVFKKQFPAQFISEAVDQTRGWFYSLLAESTLLFNKAPYENVIVLGHVQDENGQKMSKSKGNAVDPFEALETYGADAIRWYFYINSAPWLPNRFHGKAVQEGQRKFMGTLWNTYAFFVLYANIDNFDATKYTLDYDKLPVMDKWLLSKMNTMIQSVDNHLENYRIPEAARALQDFVDDMSNWYVRRSRERFWAKGMEQDKINAYMTLYTALVNVAKAAAPMIPFMTEDIYRNLVCSIDKSAPESVHLCDFPTVDEAHIDKELEANMDEVLKIVVMGRAARNAANIKNRQPVANMLVKAPKELDSYFTEIIRDELNTKKVTFTEDAGSYVSYNFKPQLKTVGPKYGKLLGGIRQALADLDGRAAMAELKQDGALHLDINGQDVVLLEDDLLIETAQTEGYVTEQDGDITVVLDTTLTPELIEEGFVRELVSKIQTMRKEAGFEVTDRIVIYAMGNEKIEGILKAHTEEIRSEVLADDIVYGAAEGYVKEWNINGEKVTLAVEKQ from the coding sequence ATGTACGACAAAGTCTCAACAAACTTAAATTTTGTGGAGCGCGAGAAGAATGTGAAAAAGTTCTGGGAAGAGAACCACATCTTCGAAAAAAGTATGGAAAATCGCAAGGAAGGACCGACGTATACTTTTTACGACGGACCGCCCACGGCGAACGGAAAGCCGCACATCGGCCATGTGCTGACCCGTGTTATCAAGGATATGATTCCCAGATACCGCACGATGAAGGGCTACATGGTTCCGCGCAAGGCGGGCTGGGATACCCACGGACTGCCGGTGGAGCTGGAGGTGGAAAAGCAGCTCGGTCTGGACGGTAAAGACCAGATTGAGGAGTATGGTCTGGTTCCGTTTATCGACAAGTGCAAGGAGAGCGTCTGGAAATATAAAGGCATGTGGGAGGATTTCTCCGGCACAGTCGGCTTCTGGGCGGATATGGAACATCCGTATGTCACATATCATGATGATTATATCGAATCCGAGTGGTGGGCGCTGAAGCAGATCTGGGAAAAGGGACTTTTGTACAAAGGCTTTAAGATCGTGCCGTACTGCCCGCGCTGCGGTACCCCGCTGTCGGCGCAGGAGGTGGCGCAGGGCTACAAGGATGTAAAAGAGCGCTCCGCCATCGTCCGCTTTAAAGTGAAGGACGAGGACGCTTACATTCTGGCATGGACCACCACGCCGTGGACACTGCCGTCCAACCTTGGTCTCTGCGTAAATCCGGTTGAAGAATATGTAAAAGTCAAAATGAAAGAGGACGGGCGCGTTTATTATATGGCGCACGCGCTCTGCGATAAGGTGCTCGGCGAGGACGCCTACGACGTTCTGGAGACATACGTTGGAAAGGACCTGGAATATAAGGAGTACGAGCCGCTCTATGAGTGCGCCGCCGTACATGCGGAAAAGCAGCATAAGAAAGCGTTTTATGTGACATGTGACAGCTACGTAACGCTGACCGACGGTACCGGCGTGGTTCATATCGCTCCGGCATTCGGTGAAGACGACGCCAAGGTGGGACGCAAATACGATTTCCCGTTCGTGCAGCTTGTGGACGGCAAAGGAAATCTTACGGAGGATACGCCGTTCGGCGGTATTTTCGTGAAGAAAGCGGACCCGCTTGTACTCAAAGACCTGGACGAGAGAGGACTGCTGTTTGACGCGCCGAAATTTGAGCACAGCTACCCGCACTGCTGGCGCTGCGACACGCCGCTTATCTATTATGCGCGCGAATCCTGGTTTATTAAGATGACCGCGGTAAAAGAGGACCTGATCCGCAACAACAATACCATCAACTGGATTCCGGAGAGCATCGGAAAAGGACGCTTCGGTGACTGGCTGGAGAATGTGCAGGACTGGGGCATTTCCAGAAACCGCTACTGGGGCACGCCGCTCAACATCTGGGAGTGTGAGTGCGGACATCAGCATTCCATCGGCAGCCGCCAGGAATTATATGACCTGAGCGGAAACGAGGCGGCAAAGACGGTCGAGCTGCACCGCCCGTATATCGACGAAATTACCATCACCTGTCCGGAGTGCGGAGGGCAGATGCACCGCGTGCCGGAGGTAATCGACTGCTGGTTTGATTCCGGCGCGATGCCGTTTGCGCAGCATCATTTCCCGTTTGAAAACCAGGATGTGTTTAAAAAGCAGTTCCCGGCGCAGTTTATTTCCGAGGCGGTCGACCAGACCCGCGGCTGGTTCTATTCCCTGCTGGCGGAATCGACGCTGCTTTTCAACAAAGCGCCGTATGAGAATGTTATCGTGCTCGGACATGTGCAGGACGAGAACGGACAGAAGATGAGCAAATCCAAAGGAAATGCGGTCGACCCGTTTGAGGCGCTGGAAACCTACGGCGCGGACGCTATCCGCTGGTATTTCTATATCAACAGCGCGCCGTGGCTGCCGAACCGCTTCCACGGAAAAGCGGTGCAGGAGGGACAGCGCAAGTTTATGGGCACCCTCTGGAACACCTATGCATTTTTCGTGCTGTATGCGAACATTGATAATTTTGACGCGACAAAATATACACTGGACTACGATAAGCTGCCGGTAATGGATAAGTGGCTGCTGTCCAAGATGAACACCATGATTCAGAGCGTGGACAATCATCTGGAGAATTACCGTATCCCGGAGGCGGCGAGAGCGCTGCAGGATTTTGTGGATGATATGAGCAACTGGTACGTGCGCCGCAGCCGTGAGCGCTTCTGGGCGAAAGGTATGGAGCAGGATAAGATCAACGCTTATATGACGCTCTACACCGCTCTGGTGAACGTGGCGAAGGCGGCGGCTCCGATGATCCCGTTTATGACCGAGGATATCTACCGCAATCTGGTATGCAGCATCGACAAGAGCGCTCCGGAGAGCGTGCATCTGTGCGATTTCCCGACCGTAGACGAGGCGCATATCGATAAAGAGCTGGAAGCAAATATGGACGAGGTGCTGAAAATCGTTGTGATGGGACGCGCAGCAAGAAACGCGGCAAATATCAAAAACCGTCAGCCGGTTGCAAATATGCTTGTGAAGGCGCCGAAGGAGCTGGATTCCTACTTCACAGAGATTATCCGCGACGAGCTGAACACCAAGAAAGTTACCTTTACAGAGGATGCGGGAAGCTATGTTTCTTACAATTTCAAGCCGCAGCTTAAGACCGTGGGACCGAAATACGGCAAGCTGCTGGGCGGTATCCGTCAGGCGCTCGCAGATCTGGACGGCCGCGCGGCAATGGCGGAACTGAAGCAGGACGGCGCGCTCCATCTTGACATCAACGGGCAGGATGTTGTATTATTAGAAGACGACCTGCTTATTGAGACTGCCCAGACAGAGGGCTATGTGACAGAGCAGGACGGAGATATTACGGTTGTTCTGGATACGACGCTCACGCCGGAGCTGATTGAGGAGGGCTTCGTCCGCGAGCTTGTCAGCAAGATCCAGACGATGCGTAAGGAAGCCGGCTTTGAGGTGACGGACAGAATCGTCATTTATGCGATGGGCAATGAAAAAATTGAAGGTATCCTGAAGGCCCACACGGAGGAAATCCGTTCGGAAGTGCTGGCGGACGACATTGTATACGGCGCCGCAGAGGGTTACGTAAAAGAATGGAATATCAACGGGGAAAAAGTGACCCTGGCAGTCGAAAAACAGTAA
- a CDS encoding SpoIID/LytB domain-containing protein, with amino-acid sequence MKKRIEYILTGILVMLVLPCAMMLLLDGRMSEIYRSIKNETDYITVKTNSGALEMELEEYVIGVTAAQIPAGYDLEAVKAQMVAARTNLYRQIEADGKVESGAYLTMTELERMGSAEKFLRAQRETRGQVLEWEGRPILASFHACSAGNTRDAKEVLRTEEYPYLVSKVCPSDTGAADAETTLQIDSSWADMQITERDSTGYVLQISLDGKTMSGEEFRNLLGLPSANFEVSTTGGETWLTVHGIGHGLGMSQYTAQQMALTGKDYKEILAYFYPGTDLIKY; translated from the coding sequence ATGAAAAAACGTATAGAATATATTCTGACCGGAATTCTGGTGATGCTGGTGCTCCCGTGCGCCATGATGCTTCTGCTGGATGGAAGGATGAGCGAAATCTATCGCTCGATAAAAAATGAGACGGACTACATTACGGTGAAGACGAACAGCGGAGCACTGGAAATGGAGCTGGAGGAGTACGTTATCGGAGTGACGGCGGCGCAGATACCGGCGGGATACGACCTGGAGGCGGTAAAGGCGCAGATGGTCGCGGCAAGAACCAATCTGTACCGCCAGATAGAAGCGGACGGAAAGGTGGAGAGCGGGGCATATCTGACCATGACGGAGCTGGAGCGCATGGGCTCTGCGGAAAAATTTCTGCGGGCACAGCGGGAGACGCGGGGACAGGTTCTGGAATGGGAGGGCAGACCGATTCTGGCTTCCTTTCATGCGTGCAGTGCAGGAAACACACGCGATGCGAAGGAGGTGCTCCGCACGGAGGAATATCCTTATCTGGTGTCGAAGGTCTGCCCCTCGGACACGGGCGCGGCGGATGCCGAAACTACGCTTCAGATTGACAGCTCCTGGGCGGACATGCAGATAACCGAGCGCGACAGCACCGGGTATGTACTGCAGATTTCCCTGGACGGGAAAACCATGTCCGGCGAAGAATTCCGCAATCTGCTGGGGCTGCCGTCTGCAAACTTCGAAGTAAGCACGACCGGCGGGGAAACCTGGCTGACAGTACACGGCATCGGTCATGGTCTTGGAATGAGCCAGTACACCGCGCAGCAGATGGCGCTCACCGGAAAAGATTATAAAGAGATACTCGCGTACTTTTATCCGGGCACGGATTTGATAAAATACTGA
- a CDS encoding AAA family ATPase, translating into MEKQLIISVGREFGSGGHVIAEDLAGRFNLPLYDYNLLEHIAEEKDVAHEGLKKYDEKPKSKLFSRTVRGHSNSIQEHVAQMQFDYLRQMANEGKSFVVVGRCAEYILKGNPGLVTIFILGDKDCKVKRVMEKYGLSEREAQQMCKKEDWERKYYHNYFCPGQWGDSRNYDLSVNSSRLGLEKTADMLERFIRTKMQL; encoded by the coding sequence ATGGAAAAACAACTGATTATCTCCGTTGGCCGTGAATTTGGCAGCGGCGGTCATGTGATTGCTGAGGATCTGGCGGGCAGATTCAACCTGCCGCTGTATGACTACAATCTTCTGGAGCACATCGCGGAAGAGAAGGATGTTGCGCATGAGGGTCTGAAGAAGTACGATGAAAAGCCGAAGTCAAAGCTTTTCTCCAGAACGGTGCGCGGCCATTCCAACTCCATCCAGGAGCACGTTGCGCAGATGCAGTTTGATTATCTCAGACAGATGGCGAATGAGGGAAAATCCTTCGTGGTCGTCGGGCGCTGCGCGGAGTACATTTTAAAGGGAAATCCCGGTCTTGTGACAATCTTTATTCTGGGCGATAAGGACTGCAAGGTGAAGCGCGTGATGGAAAAATACGGTCTGTCCGAGCGCGAAGCGCAGCAGATGTGCAAGAAAGAGGACTGGGAGAGAAAGTATTATCACAATTATTTCTGTCCGGGACAGTGGGGCGATTCCAGAAATTATGATCTGTCGGTAAACAGCAGCCGTCTCGGTCTGGAAAAAACTGCTGATATGCTGGAAAGATTTATCAGAACAAAGATGCAATTATAG
- a CDS encoding SLC13 family permease: protein MVTQIVAVIIFIAMFALIVSEKIERHLASLGCGLLMIVLVFGVCMHSGSAVIETLNIGSIFTPGFWYSAGEASESSAGINWETIFFIAGMMIMVEGMGRAGFFRWLCLCIARLVKYKAVPIFITFMIMSFGLAMFIDSITVILFLAAVTVELARLLKFNPVPVILAEIFCANLGGSATMCGDPPNIIIGTSLGYTFGDFITNTGVIALICLVFVIIYFYLCFHKELGSGQAEVPATGLDPKDAIENKRDFAISCIIFAVTVVLLVTHAQTGLTVSTIGTVIGIVTLLTAGRDAVVLLKKVDYKTLLFFIGLFVVVGGLEQTGILEIIAGFIASVSEGNVMLMIAIVLWISAIASAFVDNIPFAATMIPIIKSLAASQGVALPVLAWTLAIGTDIGGSATPIGASANVVGISVAAKNGHMIGWGKYCKYMAPAMIIVVLIAMACIYLRYL, encoded by the coding sequence ATGGTAACACAAATCGTAGCTGTTATAATCTTTATCGCGATGTTCGCGTTGATTGTATCAGAAAAGATAGAGCGTCACCTGGCATCGCTGGGATGCGGTCTGCTGATGATCGTGCTGGTATTCGGCGTCTGCATGCACAGCGGCTCGGCGGTGATCGAAACGCTCAATATAGGCAGCATCTTCACGCCGGGCTTCTGGTATTCCGCGGGAGAGGCGTCTGAGAGCTCGGCGGGAATCAACTGGGAGACCATTTTCTTTATCGCCGGTATGATGATTATGGTAGAGGGAATGGGAAGAGCCGGATTTTTCCGCTGGCTCTGCCTGTGCATCGCAAGACTGGTAAAATACAAAGCGGTGCCGATTTTCATCACCTTTATGATTATGTCCTTCGGACTGGCAATGTTTATCGACAGCATCACCGTTATTCTGTTTCTGGCGGCTGTTACGGTAGAGCTGGCGCGGCTTCTGAAGTTTAATCCGGTTCCGGTTATTCTGGCGGAGATTTTCTGCGCGAACCTGGGAGGCTCGGCAACCATGTGCGGAGACCCGCCCAACATCATCATCGGAACCTCGCTGGGCTATACCTTCGGCGATTTCATCACAAACACCGGTGTGATCGCGCTGATCTGCCTGGTTTTCGTTATTATTTATTTCTACCTGTGCTTCCATAAGGAGCTGGGCAGCGGGCAGGCGGAGGTGCCGGCGACCGGTCTGGACCCGAAGGATGCCATCGAGAACAAAAGAGATTTTGCTATCAGCTGCATCATTTTTGCAGTTACTGTCGTTCTGCTGGTAACACATGCGCAGACCGGACTTACCGTTTCCACGATCGGTACGGTCATCGGAATCGTTACGCTGCTGACAGCGGGCAGGGACGCTGTGGTATTGCTGAAAAAGGTGGATTATAAAACGCTGCTGTTCTTTATCGGACTGTTTGTGGTAGTAGGCGGTCTGGAGCAGACCGGTATTCTGGAAATCATCGCCGGATTTATCGCAAGCGTCAGCGAGGGCAACGTAATGCTGATGATTGCTATCGTACTGTGGATTTCCGCGATTGCCAGCGCATTCGTGGACAATATCCCGTTTGCGGCGACCATGATACCAATTATCAAGAGCCTGGCGGCTTCGCAGGGCGTGGCGCTGCCGGTGCTGGCGTGGACGCTGGCGATCGGAACCGATATCGGAGGAAGCGCAACACCGATCGGAGCTTCCGCAAACGTTGTCGGCATTTCCGTTGCGGCGAAAAACGGTCACATGATTGGCTGGGGCAAATACTGTAAGTATATGGCGCCTGCCATGATTATTGTGGTGCTGATTGCGATGGCGTGCATTTATCTGCGTTATCTGTAG
- a CDS encoding AAA family ATPase — translation MGEQLIISVGREFGSGGHVIAEALAERFGLPLYDHNLLDEIAEGKNVDGESLKKYDEKHKKKLFSRTVRGHSNSMEDHVANMQFEFLQNMAEEGKSFVVVGRCAETKLRKYPALVSIFVLGDEQCKVQRVMERYHLSEDAARQKMKKSDWYRKRYHNYHCEGKWGDSRNYDFSINSSRLGLEKTVDFLEDYIKERQKA, via the coding sequence ATGGGAGAACAACTGATTATTTCAGTGGGAAGGGAATTCGGAAGCGGCGGACATGTGATTGCGGAAGCACTTGCAGAGCGCTTTGGGCTTCCGCTGTACGACCACAATCTTCTGGATGAGATTGCAGAAGGAAAAAATGTTGACGGGGAGAGCTTGAAAAAGTACGATGAAAAGCACAAAAAGAAGCTTTTCTCCAGAACGGTGCGCGGTCACTCCAATTCTATGGAGGATCATGTGGCAAATATGCAGTTTGAATTTCTGCAGAACATGGCGGAGGAGGGAAAATCCTTCGTGGTAGTCGGACGCTGCGCGGAGACAAAGCTGCGGAAATATCCGGCGCTCGTCTCGATTTTTGTGCTGGGAGACGAGCAGTGCAAGGTGCAGCGCGTCATGGAGCGCTATCATCTTTCGGAGGATGCTGCGCGGCAGAAAATGAAAAAATCGGACTGGTACCGGAAGCGTTATCACAATTATCACTGTGAAGGTAAATGGGGCGATTCCAGAAATTATGATTTCTCTATCAACAGCAGCCGCCTCGGTCTGGAAAAGACGGTTGATTTTCTGGAGGACTATATAAAAGAGCGACAAAAAGCTTGA
- a CDS encoding glycogen/starch/alpha-glucan phosphorylase codes for MSKKFNKKEFINDVKANVRALYRRNLDEATQQQIFQAVSYTVKDTIIDNWLATQEQYEKDDPKYVYYMSMEFLMGRALGNNLINLTEYEDVKEALAEIGFDLNVIEDQEPDAALGNGGLGRLAACFLDSLATLGYPAYGCGIRYRYGMFKQKIEDGYQVEVPDNWLKDGNPFELRRPEYAKEVKFGGYVRVVYDEKTGRNHFVQEGYQVVRAVPYDFPIVGYNNRVVNTLRVWDAEAVSEFQLDSFDKGDYRKAVEQENLARNIVEVLYPNDNHYAGKELRLKQQYFFISASVQAAVSKYKKKHSDIRKFYEKATFQLNDTHPTVAVAELMRILIDEEGLTWEEAWDVTTKTCAYTNHTIMAEALEKWPIELFSRLLPRIYQIIEEINRRFVAEIEARYPGNFEKVRKMAIIFDGQVKMAHLAIAAGYSVNGVAELHTEILKKQELKDFYEMMPEKFNNKTNGITQRRFLLHGNPLLAAWVTDHIGDEWITDLPQIAKLKVYADDRKAQQEFMNIKYQNKVRLAKYIREHNGIEVDPRSIFDVQVKRLHEYKRQLLNILHVMYLYNQIKDHPEMDFYPRTFIFGAKAAAGYRRAKLTIKLINSVADVINNDASIKNKLKVVFIEDYRVSNAELIFAAADVSEQISTASKEASGTGNMKFMLNGAPTLGTMDGANVEIVKEVGEENAFIFGLSADEVINYENNGGYYPENIFNSDQDIRRVLMQLINGTYAPNDPEMFRDIYDSLLNTKSSDRADTYFILADFKSYAEAQRRVEEAYRDEARWAKMAMLNTACSGKFTSDRTIQQYVDEIWHLDKEVIEA; via the coding sequence ATGAGCAAAAAGTTTAACAAAAAAGAGTTCATTAATGATGTAAAGGCAAATGTAAGAGCGCTTTACCGCAGAAATCTGGATGAAGCTACGCAGCAGCAGATTTTCCAGGCGGTGTCTTACACAGTGAAGGATACCATTATCGATAACTGGCTCGCCACACAGGAGCAGTACGAGAAGGACGACCCGAAGTACGTGTACTATATGTCGATGGAGTTTCTGATGGGACGCGCGCTCGGCAACAACCTCATCAATCTGACAGAGTATGAGGATGTAAAAGAGGCGCTGGCGGAGATCGGTTTCGACCTGAATGTCATCGAGGACCAGGAACCGGATGCGGCACTTGGAAACGGCGGTCTCGGACGTCTTGCGGCATGCTTCCTGGATTCTCTGGCAACCCTTGGCTACCCGGCATACGGCTGCGGTATCCGTTACCGTTACGGTATGTTTAAACAGAAAATTGAGGACGGCTACCAGGTGGAGGTGCCGGACAACTGGTTAAAGGATGGCAACCCGTTTGAGCTGCGCCGTCCGGAGTACGCGAAGGAAGTAAAATTCGGCGGTTATGTGCGCGTGGTATACGACGAAAAGACCGGCCGCAATCATTTCGTGCAGGAGGGCTATCAGGTGGTGCGCGCGGTACCGTATGATTTCCCAATCGTCGGATACAACAACCGCGTGGTAAACACTCTGCGTGTCTGGGACGCGGAGGCGGTCAGCGAATTCCAGCTTGATTCCTTTGACAAGGGCGACTACCGCAAGGCGGTGGAGCAGGAAAACCTTGCCCGCAATATCGTAGAGGTGCTTTATCCGAACGATAACCATTATGCAGGAAAGGAGCTGCGTCTGAAACAGCAGTATTTCTTTATTTCTGCGAGCGTACAGGCGGCAGTCAGCAAATATAAGAAGAAACACAGCGATATCCGCAAGTTCTATGAGAAGGCGACCTTCCAGCTCAACGATACGCATCCGACAGTAGCGGTTGCGGAGCTGATGCGTATCCTGATCGACGAGGAAGGACTTACCTGGGAAGAGGCGTGGGATGTTACCACGAAGACCTGCGCTTACACGAACCACACCATCATGGCAGAGGCTCTGGAGAAATGGCCGATCGAGCTGTTCTCCCGTCTGCTTCCGCGTATTTATCAGATTATCGAGGAGATTAACCGCCGTTTTGTAGCGGAAATCGAGGCGAGATATCCGGGCAACTTTGAAAAGGTGCGCAAGATGGCGATCATCTTCGACGGACAGGTGAAGATGGCGCATCTGGCGATCGCGGCAGGCTATTCCGTAAACGGCGTGGCGGAGCTGCACACCGAGATTCTGAAAAAGCAGGAGCTGAAGGATTTCTACGAGATGATGCCGGAGAAGTTCAACAACAAGACAAACGGTATCACACAGAGACGTTTCCTGCTTCACGGCAATCCGCTGCTGGCTGCCTGGGTGACAGACCACATCGGCGACGAGTGGATCACAGACCTGCCGCAGATTGCAAAGCTGAAGGTGTATGCGGACGACAGAAAGGCGCAGCAGGAGTTCATGAACATCAAGTATCAGAACAAGGTGCGTCTGGCAAAATATATCCGGGAGCACAATGGCATAGAGGTAGACCCGCGCTCCATTTTTGATGTACAGGTAAAGAGACTGCATGAGTACAAGAGACAGCTTCTCAATATCCTGCATGTCATGTATCTGTACAACCAGATCAAAGACCATCCGGAAATGGATTTCTATCCGAGAACTTTTATCTTCGGTGCGAAGGCGGCGGCAGGCTATCGCCGTGCGAAGCTGACCATCAAGCTGATTAACTCGGTGGCGGATGTGATTAATAACGACGCATCCATCAAAAACAAGCTGAAGGTGGTATTTATTGAGGATTACCGCGTATCCAATGCGGAGCTGATTTTCGCGGCTGCCGATGTTTCTGAGCAGATCTCCACTGCTTCCAAGGAAGCTTCCGGTACCGGAAACATGAAGTTCATGCTGAACGGCGCTCCGACGCTGGGAACGATGGATGGCGCAAATGTGGAAATCGTGAAGGAAGTTGGCGAGGAGAACGCCTTTATCTTCGGTCTCTCCGCGGATGAGGTCATCAATTACGAGAACAATGGCGGTTACTATCCGGAAAATATCTTCAACAGCGACCAGGATATCCGCCGCGTGCTGATGCAGCTTATCAACGGCACCTATGCGCCGAATGACCCGGAAATGTTCCGCGATATTTACGATTCCCTGCTCAACACCAAGAGCAGCGACCGCGCAGATACGTACTTCATTCTGGCGGACTTCAAGTCCTACGCGGAAGCGCAGAGACGCGTGGAGGAAGCT